In the genome of Acetomicrobium thermoterrenum DSM 13490, one region contains:
- a CDS encoding NifB/NifX family molybdenum-iron cluster-binding protein gives MKIAVSATAPNLDALVDPRFGRAPYFIIVDPDSMQFETMENSSASAPGGTGISVAQAIVGKGVQVVLTGSCGPNAYEVLSAAGVQIITGVSGTVRDAVLSFKQGKPASTSAPDVPPHFGMGGGFGKGGGRGMGGFGMHGGVSMSGVVSQPPSEEEGLRQLKGQAEALKQQLSEINRRIDEITSED, from the coding sequence ATGAAGATAGCCGTATCGGCGACCGCTCCTAATTTAGATGCGTTGGTAGATCCTCGCTTTGGACGCGCTCCCTACTTCATCATCGTCGATCCTGATTCCATGCAATTTGAGACTATGGAAAACAGCAGCGCAAGTGCTCCAGGAGGGACAGGAATCAGCGTTGCTCAGGCGATAGTGGGGAAAGGGGTACAGGTAGTGCTTACAGGAAGCTGTGGCCCCAATGCATATGAGGTCTTATCTGCCGCTGGCGTGCAGATCATCACAGGTGTTTCTGGCACAGTAAGGGATGCCGTTCTATCTTTTAAGCAGGGGAAGCCGGCGTCTACATCTGCCCCAGATGTCCCTCCTCACTTCGGGATGGGCGGAGGGTTTGGCAAAGGTGGGGGTCGAGGTATGGGCGGCTTCGGGATGCACGGAGGCGTTAGCATGTCAGGGGTTGTGTCCCAACCGCCGAGCGAAGAAGAAGGGCTCAGGCAGCTGAAAGGTCAAGCAGAAGCGTTGAAGCAGCAACTTTCTGAAATAAACCGTCGCATTGATGAGATAACTTCTGAAGATTAG